Sequence from the Verrucomicrobiia bacterium genome:
GAAAACCCGCCCAGATAATCCTGTGCACGGGCGAGGTCATCCTCTTCGTGGATCCAGATCGCGTATGTCCCGTCCTGTTCCCGTTCCACTGCGTTCGAGATGCCGCGTGAAACGAGAAAATCACTGAACACGCGCGCCTGACCGCCCGGAAGGTGGCCGATGTGCCTCATTTGCGCAGCGAGCGGGCTTTTCCGCGCTGGCGGCCCCGGGGTTTTACATAGCTCGCCCGGCGCGCGGCGACGTTCGTCGACGAAGGACTATCAATGTTTGATTTCTCTCCATGCAGCATGCGTTTCAATTCCTTGATCTGGTCGCGAAGCAGCGCAGCCTTTTCAAATTCCAGGTTGTTGGCAGCCGCTACCATCTCCTGCTCCAAGTCCTTCAACGTCGCAGAAACATCTATGTCCACGCCTGCTTCGTTCAGGACTGATTGCGCCTCTCCCTGCGCTTCGCGCGCAGATGACAGGCTTTCGTCAACGGCACGACTTACACTTCGCGGAGTGATGTTGTGTTCCTGGTTATACGCGACCTGCCGCGCCCGCCGATGCTGGGAAATCGCGAGGAACTTTTGAATGCTCTGCGTCTTTACGTCGGCATAAAGAATTACCTCCCCATTTAAATGACGCGCCGCGCGGCCCGCCGTCTGAATGAGGCTTGTCGTGCTCCGCAGATAACCCTCCTTGTCGGCATCAAGAATCGCGACCAGCGAAACTTCCGGCAGATCGAGCCCTTCGCGCAACAGATTGATGCCGACCAGCACATCAAACTCGCCCTTGCGCAACGACCGCAAAATTTCCACGCGCTCAATAGCGTCAATCTCACTGTGCAGGTATTGAACCTGGATGCCAACGTCTCGCAGGTAATCGGTCAATTCCTCGGCCGTGCGTTTCGTGAGTGTCGTCACCAAAACCCGTTCCTTGCGCTCCACGCGTTCGCGCGCCTGATGGATGAGATCGTCGATCTGACCCTTGAGGGGCTTCAGAGTAATGGTCGGATCAATAAGGCCCGTCGGCCGGACGACCAGTTCCACCACGCGGTCGCGCGACCATTCCAGTTCCTTTGGCCCGGGAGTAGCGCTGACATATACGGTCTGACGTTGCATTGCCTGGAACTCCTCGAAATTCAACGGCCGATTGTCCAGCGCGCTGGGCAGCCGAAACCCGTGCTCCACCAGAACTGTTTTGCGCGAGCGATCTCCCGCATACATGCCCCCGATCTGCGGGACCGTCGCGTGGGACTCATCGATGACCAGCAGATAATCCTCAGGGAAAAAGTCAAAGAGCGTGTGAGGTCGTGATCCCGGCGTGCGGCCGGCCAGATGCCGCGAGTAATTTTCAATTCCGGAGCAGAATCCCATCTCCTCCATCATTTCCAAATCGTATTCCGTTCGCATCTTGATCCGTTGCGCTTCCAGCAGTTTTCCCTGGCTTTCAAACCACGCGATGCGTTCGCCCAGCTCCTCGCGAATGCGCAGCAATGCGGGGCGCAGCTTCTCCGCGGGCGCGACATACTGCTTCGCGGGAAAAACCATGTTCGAGTTCAACGATTCAATCGCCTCCCCGGTCAGCGGTTCGAAGCGTGTGATCCGCTCGATCTCATCCCCAAAAAATTCCACGCGCAAGGCGTCTTCGCGCCCCGCGGGACAGAGCTCGATCGTGTCGCCCCGCACGCGAAACTGGCCGCGCGCAAACTCGATGTCATTGCGGGAATACTGCAGCTCCACGAGGCGCCGCAGAAAATCCTCGCGCGTGACCTGCTGGCCCACGCGGACGGGCAGGACCATCGCCTCGTAATCCTCCTTGCTCCCAATTCCGTAAATGCACGACACGCTCGCAATCACCACCACGTCCCTCCGCGTGAAGAGCGAACTCATGGTCGACAGCCGCATCCGCTCGATCTCCTCGTTCACGCTGGAATCCTTTTCAATGAACGTGTCGGTCCGCGGGATATACGCCTCGGGTTGATAGTAATCGAAGTAGCTGACGAAATATTCCACCGCGTTGTTTGGGAAAAAGCCCTTGAACTCGGCGTACAGCTGCGCAGCCAGGGTTTTATTGTGCGAAATAACCAGCGTTGGCTTTTGGACATCCCGGATCACGTTTGCCATCGTGAACGTCTTGCCCGATCCCGTCACGCCGAGCAATGTCTGATGCTGGGCGCCCGAGCGCAGGCTTTCAGTCAAATCGCGGATCGCGGCAGGCTGGTCGCCGGCGGGTTGATAGGGTGAAACCAATTCGAACATGACGCGTGAAAAGTACGGGCGGCGCTGGTTCCCGTCAAACCGGGGTACGCCCGCGGGCGTCCTTCCGCTCCGACCGGCTCGTCCGGAACAGGATGTCCACGACGTTGCGAATGTATTGTTCGTCGGGAACTCCGTCGGTGCATTCCGGCGGGAACTCGACCTTCGCGCGAAAATGGGCAGCGAGCTCCGAGAAAAGCTCCACCCGCGCGGTTCCTTCAAAGTCATCGCGACGCAACAATGCCTGCATTGCGAT
This genomic interval carries:
- the uvrB gene encoding excinuclease ABC subunit UvrB, which produces MFELVSPYQPAGDQPAAIRDLTESLRSGAQHQTLLGVTGSGKTFTMANVIRDVQKPTLVISHNKTLAAQLYAEFKGFFPNNAVEYFVSYFDYYQPEAYIPRTDTFIEKDSSVNEEIERMRLSTMSSLFTRRDVVVIASVSCIYGIGSKEDYEAMVLPVRVGQQVTREDFLRRLVELQYSRNDIEFARGQFRVRGDTIELCPAGREDALRVEFFGDEIERITRFEPLTGEAIESLNSNMVFPAKQYVAPAEKLRPALLRIREELGERIAWFESQGKLLEAQRIKMRTEYDLEMMEEMGFCSGIENYSRHLAGRTPGSRPHTLFDFFPEDYLLVIDESHATVPQIGGMYAGDRSRKTVLVEHGFRLPSALDNRPLNFEEFQAMQRQTVYVSATPGPKELEWSRDRVVELVVRPTGLIDPTITLKPLKGQIDDLIHQARERVERKERVLVTTLTKRTAEELTDYLRDVGIQVQYLHSEIDAIERVEILRSLRKGEFDVLVGINLLREGLDLPEVSLVAILDADKEGYLRSTTSLIQTAGRAARHLNGEVILYADVKTQSIQKFLAISQHRRARQVAYNQEHNITPRSVSRAVDESLSSAREAQGEAQSVLNEAGVDIDVSATLKDLEQEMVAAANNLEFEKAALLRDQIKELKRMLHGEKSNIDSPSSTNVAARRASYVKPRGRQRGKARSLRK